One Paenibacillus riograndensis SBR5 DNA segment encodes these proteins:
- a CDS encoding DUF4179 domain-containing protein, producing the protein MGKWQGRTESRKMEDIRQMVQNHELPVDSFSDLIMKRIGEEGMGKRASAKRGGRFLKKTLVATSTAAVLGAGIIGSGFVSPVMADTLKQIPIVGNIFKDIEDKGLQAAGEKGLSTAPNQSVTHDGVTLKLTDIYYDGTRLALAIEREGIDNDETMAKQIIEPIAFDPAVKEKKAKVTLDQSVKGLLGSAVLKMPDGKEVAYGMSMSGDVEGKKNTLLYDFRKLSNTEGYGNEFELSVSIPVTQITEPFEFKVPVKKVTEGIVKLDLNQTKKTQEFSYTIKKLELTPATSRMVVNEAGKVPSLPKPISGYNASEMLYDIVGDQSNNVLSQQGYYYSPVVTTHPIADLDFEPFPKTPKTITVKPFTHAVDKDLKPLKDANGKPVKHYYPELEQTIQIP; encoded by the coding sequence ATGGGGAAGTGGCAAGGTCGAACTGAAAGCCGGAAGATGGAGGACATTCGTCAAATGGTCCAAAATCATGAGCTGCCGGTAGACAGTTTCAGCGATTTAATTATGAAGCGAATAGGAGAAGAGGGCATGGGAAAAAGAGCATCGGCCAAACGTGGCGGCAGATTCCTGAAAAAAACGCTGGTGGCTACATCCACAGCAGCAGTGCTGGGCGCAGGGATTATCGGGAGCGGATTTGTATCACCGGTTATGGCGGATACGTTGAAGCAGATTCCGATTGTAGGAAATATTTTTAAAGATATAGAGGATAAAGGTCTCCAAGCTGCAGGTGAAAAAGGTCTATCCACAGCCCCTAACCAAAGCGTTACCCATGATGGGGTGACGTTGAAGCTTACCGATATCTATTATGACGGCACGCGGTTGGCGTTGGCAATCGAACGGGAAGGTATTGATAACGACGAGACGATGGCAAAGCAAATTATTGAACCCATTGCGTTTGATCCGGCTGTAAAGGAAAAGAAGGCAAAAGTAACATTGGACCAGTCCGTTAAGGGGTTGCTGGGTTCAGCTGTCCTAAAAATGCCGGATGGAAAAGAAGTAGCGTATGGAATGTCGATGTCTGGCGATGTTGAAGGAAAAAAGAACACCCTTTTGTATGATTTCAGAAAGCTGAGTAATACTGAAGGCTATGGTAATGAATTCGAATTAAGCGTCAGTATACCGGTAACCCAAATCACAGAGCCTTTTGAATTCAAGGTGCCAGTGAAAAAGGTAACGGAAGGCATTGTCAAACTTGATCTGAACCAAACGAAAAAGACACAGGAATTCAGTTATACCATTAAAAAACTGGAGCTGACTCCGGCCACAAGCAGAATGGTTGTGAATGAAGCAGGTAAAGTTCCAAGCTTGCCGAAGCCGATTTCCGGCTATAACGCCTCCGAAATGCTCTATGATATCGTGGGCGATCAAAGCAATAATGTGCTTTCCCAACAAGGATATTATTACAGTCCGGTAGTCACAACTCACCCAATCGCCGATCTTGACTTCGAGCCGTTCCCGAAAACGCCGAAAACGATTACGGTTAAGCCATTTACGCATGCCGTTGACAAAGATCTCAAGCCTTTGAAGGATGCCAACGGAAAACCGGTGAAGCATTATTACCCAGAGCTTGAACAAACGATTCAAATCCCTTAA
- a CDS encoding DNA topoisomerase III, with protein MKVLVLAEKPSVAREIARVMGCGNKQKSYIEGPKYVVTWALGHLVGLAEPEDYNNKFANWALEDLPILPEKAKLKVLRETSQQYKAVQQLMKRQDIEELIVATDAAREGELLARWIMNMAGWKKPFRRLWISSQTDKAIREGFASLRPGREFDRLYESARCRAEADWMIGLNVTRALTCKFGAPLSAGRVQTPTLGMIMDRENEITGFRSQEYDLLTADFGSFQAGWRAQGGDGRIFERDTTAKLKEKLTGRSGRIAKVQKSEKSEPHPLAYDLTELQRDANRKFGFSAKQTSSVLQRLYEQHKLVTYPRTDSRYLTSDMTGTLKERLDSVAVGPYAALARPLLRKPLPITKRVVDDSKVSDHHAIIPTEQTVLLNQLSAEERKLYDLIVRRFISLFYPAARYDAVAVTVNVDGEVFHVKGTTVKDGGWREVYGGDMSSDDEDENTADEPAAGSVKLPELREGEAVTVQRCIIRPGRTQPPKRYNEASLLTQMEKHGLGTPATRADIIEKLVSSDTIERQGNLLHPTGKGKQLIGLVAGQLRTPELTARWEAELEKIARGQGRPEPFLQGIRSMAQELVSGVKNSGAEYKPHNVSNSHCPNCGTRLLEKKTKRGKLLVCPADDCGYTRAGEKQLSNRRCPQCHKKMELKEGKAGLYVQCLGCGITETMDKDHKHINKREQQRLVQQYSKQESVGSNLGELLKAAMEAKEKGK; from the coding sequence ATGAAGGTATTAGTACTTGCCGAGAAGCCGTCGGTTGCGCGCGAGATTGCGCGGGTGATGGGCTGTGGAAACAAACAGAAGAGTTATATTGAAGGACCGAAATATGTGGTTACCTGGGCTTTGGGGCATCTGGTGGGCCTGGCGGAGCCGGAGGACTATAACAATAAATTTGCCAACTGGGCGCTGGAGGATTTGCCGATTCTGCCGGAGAAGGCCAAGCTGAAGGTGCTGCGGGAGACGAGCCAGCAGTACAAGGCCGTGCAGCAGCTGATGAAGCGGCAGGACATAGAAGAACTGATTGTGGCTACGGATGCTGCGCGTGAAGGCGAGCTGCTGGCGCGCTGGATCATGAATATGGCTGGCTGGAAAAAGCCGTTCCGGCGGCTCTGGATCTCTTCGCAGACGGACAAGGCGATCAGGGAAGGGTTCGCTTCGCTCCGGCCGGGCCGGGAGTTTGACCGGCTGTATGAATCGGCGCGCTGCCGTGCTGAAGCAGACTGGATGATCGGGCTGAACGTGACGCGGGCATTGACCTGCAAGTTCGGTGCGCCGCTGTCTGCCGGACGGGTGCAGACCCCGACACTGGGCATGATTATGGACCGGGAAAATGAAATTACCGGCTTCCGTTCCCAGGAGTATGACTTGTTGACGGCTGATTTCGGCAGCTTCCAGGCGGGCTGGCGGGCCCAGGGCGGAGATGGTCGTATTTTTGAACGGGATACAACGGCAAAGCTGAAGGAGAAGCTCACGGGGCGAAGCGGACGCATCGCCAAGGTGCAAAAAAGTGAGAAAAGCGAACCCCATCCGCTGGCTTATGATCTCACAGAGCTGCAGCGCGATGCGAACCGCAAGTTCGGTTTCTCGGCTAAGCAAACCTCAAGTGTGCTTCAGCGGCTGTATGAGCAGCATAAGCTGGTGACCTATCCGCGTACAGACAGCCGGTATCTGACGTCGGATATGACAGGCACGCTCAAAGAAAGGCTGGACAGTGTGGCTGTCGGGCCTTATGCGGCCTTGGCAAGACCGCTGCTGCGCAAGCCGCTGCCGATCACCAAGCGGGTTGTGGATGACAGCAAGGTGAGCGATCACCATGCGATTATTCCTACGGAGCAGACTGTACTTCTTAATCAGCTAAGTGCTGAGGAACGCAAGCTCTACGATCTGATTGTGCGCCGGTTCATCAGCTTGTTCTATCCTGCAGCGCGTTACGATGCGGTGGCGGTGACGGTAAACGTTGATGGAGAAGTTTTTCATGTCAAAGGCACAACGGTAAAAGATGGGGGCTGGCGCGAGGTCTACGGCGGAGATATGAGCAGCGATGACGAAGACGAGAACACCGCAGATGAACCGGCGGCAGGCAGTGTGAAGCTCCCCGAACTGCGTGAAGGGGAAGCCGTTACCGTGCAGCGGTGCATCATCCGGCCAGGCCGGACACAGCCTCCGAAGCGCTACAATGAAGCTTCACTGCTGACCCAGATGGAGAAGCATGGGCTGGGAACGCCGGCTACACGTGCTGACATTATCGAGAAACTGGTCAGCTCCGATACGATTGAGCGTCAGGGCAATCTGCTGCATCCGACAGGAAAAGGCAAGCAGCTGATCGGCTTGGTGGCAGGACAGCTGCGCACACCTGAGCTGACAGCGCGCTGGGAGGCGGAGCTGGAGAAGATCGCCCGCGGACAAGGGCGGCCAGAGCCTTTTCTGCAGGGCATCCGGAGCATGGCACAGGAGCTGGTGTCCGGCGTGAAGAACAGCGGGGCGGAATATAAGCCGCATAATGTCTCGAATAGCCATTGTCCTAACTGTGGAACAAGATTGCTGGAGAAGAAAACCAAGCGCGGCAAGCTGCTGGTCTGCCCGGCAGACGACTGCGGTTATACCCGTGCAGGAGAGAAGCAGCTGTCTAACCGCCGCTGTCCGCAGTGCCACAAGAAGATGGAGCTAAAAGAGGGGAAGGCAGGGCTCTATGTCCAGTGCCTTGGCTGCGGAATTACAGAGACAATGGATAAAGACCATAAGCATATCAACAAACGTGAGCAGCAGAGGCTCGTGCAGCAGTACAGCAAACAGGAGAGTGTAGGCTCTAACCTGGGTGAGCTGCTCAAAGCAGCGATGGAAGCCAAGGAGAAGGGCAAATAA
- a CDS encoding RNA polymerase sigma factor, whose protein sequence is MERRDPGAQASPTLVDEAINQVRAGDREAFATIIRAFERQIYTYCYYILKSREEAEDAVQDIFVKVYRELERYRKVESFSAWLYKVAYHHCLDQIRKRKRRSRLLSLYKEQHPKAYYEPNGEGPVQLLMDSLSAEESNLLILKVVEQYSFEEIGQIMDCNPAALRKKFERLRKKLVRQKMNEGGGSHGEVARSN, encoded by the coding sequence TTGGAACGGCGAGACCCCGGGGCCCAAGCGAGTCCAACGCTGGTTGATGAAGCCATAAATCAGGTCCGTGCAGGAGACCGAGAGGCTTTTGCAACGATAATCCGGGCCTTTGAGAGGCAGATATATACGTATTGTTATTACATTTTGAAGAGCCGTGAAGAAGCTGAGGATGCGGTTCAAGATATTTTTGTGAAAGTGTATCGGGAGCTTGAGCGTTATAGGAAAGTGGAATCTTTTTCCGCCTGGCTGTATAAAGTGGCCTACCATCATTGTCTGGACCAGATTCGTAAACGTAAGCGGCGCAGCCGTCTGTTATCCCTGTATAAAGAGCAGCACCCGAAGGCCTATTATGAACCTAATGGTGAAGGGCCGGTACAGTTATTGATGGACAGTTTATCGGCCGAGGAAAGTAATCTGCTGATCCTCAAGGTTGTTGAACAGTACAGCTTCGAGGAGATTGGGCAAATTATGGATTGTAATCCTGCTGCCCTGCGGAAGAAATTTGAACGTCTGCGTAAAAAGCTGGTCCGGCAAAAGATGAATGAAGGAGGAGGCTCTCATGGGGAAGTGGCAAGGTCGAACTGA